One window of the Halobacillus litoralis genome contains the following:
- a CDS encoding glycoside hydrolase family 38 C-terminal domain-containing protein, with amino-acid sequence MAEKRVYVVPHSHWDREWYFTIEDSNLLLAENLDHLIDLLETNEDYHGYIFDGQISIVDEYLKVRPQNAERLRALVEAKRIFVGPWYTQADSLLVHKESLVRNLLYGVKGAEAMGHSMNIGYLPDIFGQNQYLPSLFKGFGIEYSILQRGIYLDQLDENLNFTWQSPDGEHVKANLLELGYGPGKFLSAEEEFHKERLQPMLDSLSELNRDTDHLLLPSGGDQVLVRSHFPETIERLNEQDDRYEYILSDYETFMEDTWDRQDFDHTVEGELIATEGSRIHNTIASQRYDIKKWNHIVERKIINQLEPLAVIGSTLGLKYPQAWLDEMWKNLFDVHAHDSIGGCNSDDTNRDIVQRLVKIDRQADGLMNLLKRQMTSAVRERLEQEDIFLVFNTAAKKYQTSVKTVLFTREKDFYVRTLEDGLVNFSIIDQEYLSGGKKIVVTADGDQEVEVPGYYRTEILLETMEVPPLGYLTLQIDEKEAAMDALEETKKNHIENDRFRVECTDGKLLLREKGSDLVVENLIQFEDTGDAGDSYDYSPLPGSGSIITEAAKLKDVYTSALVEKMVVEHSVTLPADLGARREGRHDETLTIETELELRNGESFVRVQHEIDNRVDDHRVRVLIQTPVERPDSSFADQGYSLIERATENPRMDVWQEQGYKEAPVPIYKVEQFAGVQGEEGTFAAHTKGLKEYEVLKEEGRFALTLFRSVGLLGRDDLLWRPGRASGINNKVVRTPDAQMHGKMTFEYAIQMSSNQVEVSELFATADLFQERYVTYQNQSLNTFEERLDRFEVPLPLKGLPSSYSLASLESDTVFTSSIKKAHGGDGYVMRLFNPEDTKAVFELKGEGLTDLQSVNLAEEVVPVEPFEVAAKSFQTIRVSTQGGTNA; translated from the coding sequence ATGGCTGAAAAACGTGTGTATGTCGTTCCTCATTCCCATTGGGATAGGGAATGGTATTTTACAATAGAAGATTCCAATTTATTATTAGCTGAAAATCTCGATCACTTGATCGACTTACTTGAAACAAACGAAGATTATCATGGCTATATTTTTGATGGTCAAATTTCGATTGTGGATGAATATTTGAAAGTACGACCACAGAACGCAGAAAGGCTGCGGGCCCTTGTCGAAGCAAAACGGATTTTTGTCGGCCCCTGGTACACACAAGCGGATTCACTGCTTGTCCATAAGGAATCACTCGTCCGTAATCTGCTCTATGGGGTGAAAGGCGCGGAAGCGATGGGTCATTCGATGAACATCGGATATTTACCGGATATTTTCGGTCAAAATCAATATTTGCCGTCATTATTCAAAGGGTTCGGTATTGAGTACTCGATTTTGCAGCGTGGGATTTACCTGGATCAACTGGATGAAAACTTGAACTTCACGTGGCAGTCACCAGATGGAGAGCATGTGAAAGCGAACCTCTTAGAACTGGGGTATGGACCGGGGAAATTTTTGAGTGCGGAAGAAGAGTTCCATAAAGAACGCTTACAGCCGATGCTCGACTCTTTATCTGAATTGAACCGTGATACGGACCACTTGCTGCTGCCATCGGGTGGGGATCAGGTGCTCGTCCGCAGTCACTTTCCTGAAACCATCGAACGGCTGAATGAGCAAGATGATCGTTATGAATATATTTTATCCGACTATGAAACATTCATGGAAGATACATGGGACAGGCAAGATTTCGATCACACGGTGGAGGGGGAACTGATTGCGACAGAAGGTTCGCGCATTCATAACACGATCGCCTCCCAAAGGTATGACATTAAAAAATGGAACCATATCGTCGAGCGCAAAATCATCAATCAGCTCGAACCACTAGCTGTCATCGGTTCCACCCTTGGCTTGAAATATCCGCAAGCCTGGCTTGATGAGATGTGGAAAAATCTTTTCGACGTCCACGCCCACGACAGTATTGGTGGTTGCAACTCCGACGATACCAACCGTGATATTGTTCAGCGTCTTGTGAAAATCGACCGGCAGGCGGATGGATTGATGAATTTGTTGAAAAGGCAGATGACCTCAGCTGTTCGTGAGCGTTTGGAGCAAGAGGATATCTTCCTCGTATTCAACACAGCAGCGAAAAAGTATCAAACCTCTGTGAAAACGGTGTTGTTTACCAGGGAAAAGGACTTTTATGTTCGTACACTCGAGGATGGGCTTGTTAATTTCAGCATCATCGATCAAGAATACTTGAGTGGTGGCAAGAAGATTGTCGTCACCGCTGATGGCGATCAGGAAGTAGAAGTGCCCGGCTATTACCGTACAGAAATCCTTTTGGAAACCATGGAAGTGCCGCCGCTTGGTTATTTGACTCTGCAAATCGATGAAAAGGAAGCAGCTATGGACGCATTGGAGGAAACGAAGAAAAATCATATCGAAAATGATCGGTTCCGTGTTGAATGTACGGATGGAAAACTCCTGCTCCGTGAAAAAGGTTCTGATCTTGTCGTAGAAAACTTGATTCAATTTGAAGACACAGGTGATGCAGGCGATTCCTATGATTATTCGCCATTGCCTGGTTCAGGATCGATCATTACGGAAGCTGCGAAATTGAAGGATGTCTACACTTCCGCTTTGGTCGAAAAAATGGTTGTGGAACATTCGGTGACACTCCCTGCTGATCTTGGAGCTCGCAGAGAAGGGCGCCATGATGAAACCTTGACCATTGAAACAGAACTGGAGCTGCGAAACGGGGAAAGCTTCGTTCGCGTCCAACATGAAATCGATAACAGAGTGGACGATCACCGCGTCCGCGTTCTCATTCAGACCCCTGTAGAGCGACCGGACTCCTCCTTCGCCGACCAAGGTTATAGCTTGATCGAACGGGCAACAGAAAATCCACGGATGGACGTATGGCAGGAGCAAGGGTATAAAGAAGCACCAGTACCCATCTATAAGGTTGAACAATTTGCCGGCGTCCAGGGAGAAGAAGGTACTTTCGCTGCCCATACAAAAGGGTTGAAGGAGTACGAAGTATTGAAAGAAGAAGGCAGATTCGCTCTCACATTGTTCCGTAGTGTCGGTTTGCTCGGCCGTGACGATTTACTATGGCGCCCAGGCCGGGCTTCAGGCATCAACAACAAGGTCGTCCGCACACCTGACGCCCAAATGCACGGCAAGATGACCTTTGAATATGCCATCCAAATGAGCTCAAACCAGGTCGAGGTTTCGGAACTCTTTGCAACTGCAGATCTTTTTCAGGAAAGGTATGTCACCTATCAAAATCAATCCCTCAACACATTCGAGGAACGTCTCGATCGGTTTGAGGTTCCACTTCCACTTAAGGGATTGCCTTCGTCCTATTCATTGGCTTCTTTAGAAAGTGACACGGTTTTCACTAGTTCCATCAAAAAAGCCCACGGTGGCGATGGGTATGTCATGCGACTCTTTAACCCTGAAGATACAAAGGCCGTATTCGAACTGAAGGGTGAAGGCTTGACTGATCTTCAATCTGTGAATTTAGCTGAAGAAGTTGTTCCTGTTGAACCGTTCGAAGTGGCTGCGAAAAGCTTCCAAACGATTCGAGTGAGCACGCAAGGAGGGACGAACGCATGA
- a CDS encoding alpha-amylase family glycosyl hydrolase — MKNELLTKIEKHLRDIYGEVRSEDLQQFEQLIADWSEKESTTPSAPTERNVYLITYGDSIYEKGKPTLPTLNQFLQEEVGGSITDVHLLPMFPYTSDDGFSVTDYRRIHSDLGEWGDIRSFSEDYRLMFDFVANHMSKSSEWFQKYLQDDPAYTNYFIPEQEAFDTNEVVRPRTSPLFHEYQGDNEKKTAWTTFSEDQVDVNFKHLPVLVEMTDILLSYAHQGGTSIRLDAIGFIWKESGTTSIHLPQAHAIIQLWNTIINAFQPNTQIITETNVPHKENISYFGNGTDEANMVYQFTLPPLVLYSFMKHDAAKLTEWAKTISKVSDQATYFNFLASHDGIGMRPTEGILEEEEKDELVAQVKANGGEVSYKNNPDGSQSVYELNINYSEALKNKGEDVTEQDEIDKMLAAHSILLSFIGVPAIYYHSLLGSKNDREGMQKSGIPRRINREKLELESIREQLHNDSRRAGIFNGLKKIIAIRQEGGAFSPYAEQEVIEMDSRIFALKRLNVETGEEVFFAVNTSREAVTIDVPFKGENLLEDNTVESDVTLPKYGFIWLKKV, encoded by the coding sequence ATGAAAAATGAACTGTTAACTAAAATTGAAAAGCACCTGAGAGATATCTATGGAGAAGTTCGGAGCGAAGATCTCCAGCAATTTGAACAGTTGATCGCTGATTGGTCGGAGAAGGAGTCGACGACGCCTTCCGCACCGACAGAGCGGAATGTCTACTTGATCACTTATGGCGACAGTATTTATGAAAAAGGGAAACCGACACTTCCGACATTGAACCAGTTCTTGCAGGAGGAGGTCGGGGGCTCGATTACAGATGTCCACCTGCTCCCGATGTTCCCTTATACTTCGGATGACGGTTTTTCAGTCACCGATTACCGGAGGATTCATTCCGATTTAGGTGAATGGGGAGATATTCGTTCCTTCTCTGAAGATTATCGTCTGATGTTCGATTTCGTTGCCAATCATATGTCTAAATCAAGCGAATGGTTTCAAAAGTATTTACAGGATGATCCCGCCTATACCAACTATTTCATCCCTGAACAGGAAGCGTTTGATACAAATGAAGTCGTGCGTCCGCGGACGTCCCCCTTATTCCATGAGTATCAAGGGGACAATGAGAAGAAGACGGCCTGGACGACCTTCAGTGAAGACCAGGTCGATGTCAACTTCAAGCATCTCCCTGTGTTAGTGGAGATGACAGACATCCTGCTCTCTTATGCTCATCAAGGCGGGACAAGTATCCGGTTGGATGCCATCGGTTTCATATGGAAAGAATCGGGGACGACAAGCATCCATCTGCCGCAGGCTCATGCGATCATCCAGCTATGGAATACGATCATCAATGCATTTCAACCGAACACGCAAATCATTACAGAAACGAACGTTCCTCATAAAGAAAACATCAGCTATTTCGGAAATGGCACTGATGAAGCGAATATGGTCTATCAATTCACCTTGCCCCCGCTTGTTCTCTACAGCTTCATGAAGCATGATGCTGCGAAATTGACCGAATGGGCGAAGACGATCAGTAAGGTTTCAGATCAAGCGACTTATTTCAACTTCCTCGCCAGTCATGACGGTATCGGGATGCGCCCGACGGAAGGGATTTTGGAGGAAGAAGAGAAGGATGAACTCGTTGCGCAAGTGAAGGCGAACGGCGGAGAGGTTTCCTATAAAAATAATCCCGATGGCAGTCAGTCGGTTTACGAACTGAATATCAACTACTCGGAAGCCCTTAAGAATAAGGGAGAAGATGTCACAGAACAAGACGAAATCGATAAAATGCTGGCGGCTCATTCGATTCTACTGTCATTCATCGGTGTCCCTGCCATCTATTATCACTCTTTGCTTGGCTCGAAGAATGATAGAGAAGGCATGCAGAAATCAGGAATTCCGCGCCGGATCAATCGCGAAAAGCTTGAGTTGGAATCGATTCGTGAGCAGCTCCACAATGATTCAAGACGGGCTGGGATTTTTAATGGCCTGAAAAAAATAATCGCCATCCGTCAAGAAGGAGGTGCTTTCTCTCCTTATGCAGAACAAGAAGTAATAGAGATGGATTCGCGTATCTTTGCGTTGAAGCGTCTGAATGTTGAAACAGGCGAGGAAGTCTTTTTTGCCGTGAACACCTCACGCGAAGCG